One region of Paralichthys olivaceus isolate ysfri-2021 chromosome 12, ASM2471397v2, whole genome shotgun sequence genomic DNA includes:
- the LOC109636263 gene encoding trichohyalin isoform X10 produces the protein MAEGSKPASSTPASGSGGAVAPQTNSLKSKGLGLLRKVKVSVELLIALAALLSWVVVGVVMFDFVEYKTVPDIQQIITDPMQAVNDAVDEVSSLLNKFQECAPDLSDPASTAAYVAEEISEAKDGFVRHFSDEDGNFYLSYVDPVVIGRRAFHSTNDFMGGMVGNVRDSLCAFVDTLLDIISGKSKGKIDLGYIDPVVTGRGVFSVINEFICGVEGYIKKVLCAVWDTILDVVKGTTDISFMDPVSVGRNVFSATNDTLSGIATYIQDVLCSIIDSTLDIVKGTTDITFVDPVVIGRNAFSFINDIVSGVAGYIQGALCTFMDVILDTLEDFQQAVGFSPMSVLKTTAEITKEQINMLVSYVSSMLLGDEGIVSEVSIDPMKVVEDAVLEFTDKKDLFVAYMSSMLVGDQGEPVATPVVNVVPEEDETVASPSDITLVRRKGEFLPPMKKVAEIMHAAKDEAAPAQLGGDSKTEEEEEEEEEEEEEAEVPTDAATETDVHEEEDDDVKHDDLEETEHEVPLEDESIIDNDDKDEETEEKDAQEEEEIVEAEGGEKEQDLQAGEDEGEQEDINKMIADTKEEKQEEPKTDEVVEDDDEEKEEEVKTEALEEKEEAKTMDLDDDQEEEAKTEDLEDEEEEEAKTEDLEDEEEEEAKTKLLEEKDEAKTEDLDDDQAEEAKTEDLEDEEEEEEAKTEDLEDEEEEEAKTKLLEKKEEAKTEDLDDDQVEEAKTEDLEDEEEEAKTEHLDDDQAEEAKTEDLEDEEEEEAKTEVVEEEEEVEEEEEPTTLVLEEEGEEEEKAKTDILEEEVEAKSEDLKEDEEEEAKTKVVEEKEEAKTEDLDDDQEEEAITEDLEDDEEEEEAKTEDLDDEEEVEAKTKHLEEKEEAKTEDLDNDQAEEAKTEDLGEEEEAKTEHLDEEEEEAKDEHLEEDEEEEKAKTEHLDEEEVEEKEEPTTLILEEEGEEGEEEEKAKTDILEEEVEAKTEDLVDEEAEIEKETEKEETENKDLHLDEERNEENIEITNTKPDIEGDEASEEEGEEHDKVEAEDEGPKTLSDEGETTTFLPGYDQNVIDEENSESRKGKGQRKHLVLFERIRRVGSRAAHKDEERLHKHDKDLKSTEPEEEKKAKEAKLEETIDKLKEEKPKKEIKSEAKITKKKPEKPEEEGVEMKIPKKEKEVKKPPKEGKKPSKEDKVKKPSKEKKELRKPSKEEEEVKKPPQKEKEAKKLHKKEKEIKTPAKREKGVKKPSKEEKEIKKLHKEVKEETKPLKEEVKKPPKEGKEIKTPPKEEKEGKKPPKLEKEVKKPSKKEKEVKIPPKEEKEFKKPSKEGKEIKKLHKEEKEVKKPRKEEKEVKKPSKEEKEVKKPCKEEKKVKKPSKEEKEIKKPPKEEKEVKKPSKEEKEIKKLHKEEKEVEKPPKEEKEVKIPPKEEKEFKKPSKEEREVKKSPKEEKEVKKPTKEEKEVKKSQKEEEVKKPSKEEKEVKKSPKEEKEVKKTTKEEKDVKKPSKEDQEVKKPSKEEKEVKKSPKEEKEVKKPSIEEKEVKKPPKEEKEVKKSPKEEKEVKKTIKEETEVKKPSKEEKEVKKLPKEEKEVKKPSITEKEVKKPRKEEKEVKMPSKDEREMKKPPKEEKEVKTPPKEEKEVKKPPKEEKEVKKPHKVEKEVKKPSKEEKELKKTPKEEKEVKTPPKEEKEVKKPPKEEKEVKKPPKEEKEVKTPPKEEKEVKKPPKEEKEVKKPHKEEKEVKKPSKEEKELKKTPKEEKEVKTPPKEEKEVKKPPKEEKEVKKPPKEEKEVKTPPKEEKEVKKPPKEEKEVKKPHKEEKEVKKPSKEDLEVKKPSKEEKEVKKPPKEEKEVKMPSKDEREMKKPPKEEKEVNKPSKEEREVKKPPKEEKEIKKPSKDEKEVKKPPKEEKEAKKPPKEEREVKMPPKEEKEVKKPPKEEKEAKKPPKEEKEVKMPPKEEKEVKKPPKEEKEAKKPPKEEKEVKKPPKEEKEVKMPPKEDKEVKKPSKEEKEVKTSPKEEKEIKKPSKEEKGVKKPPKEEKEVEKPSKKEKELKTPLKKEIEVEKPPKEKEVKSSMQRKEAKKPSREEKEEIKPSEEAQEIKKSTKAKKEDKDLVKKRDTETDTRRKKAASRIKVVKKEVASVLKKEHLNVTRAAAEPKKTTKVLKAAKRQVVPILKNEHMNVTQSEVPKGKAKPESAKKEVPKEKAKAAPVKKDVAAPKEKAKSVIMKKEQEAVSRNASLVRDRVKIVPMKRGVKLPKEIIRGISAKTAEVSKQKPKPAVTKREPAPLKTKPAPVVKEAEAPHKNVSLTKEKVKVVPLKKVPVTPKEKVKPAPTKKEAAVVKEKKAEPVTPKKEPEAKPVLAKKEAEVVKDKPKAVHEKKAPKTDAEAPKKKVKSLEKKKEPKAPEEKVKPAVKKDGSAGLKDKVKPVRVKKEQEAASRNASLVRERVKIVPMKRGVKLPKEIIRGISAKTAEVSKQKPKPAVTKREPAPLKTKPAPVVKEAEAPHKNVSLTKEKVKVVPLKKVPVTPKEKVKPAPTKKEPEAKPVLAKKEAEVVKEKPKAVHEKKGVKLPKEMIRGISAKTAEVSKQKPKPAVTKREPAPLKTKPAPVVKEAEAPHKNVSLTKEKVKVVPLKKVPVTPKEKVKPAPTKKEPEAKPVLAKKEAEVVKEKPKAVHEKKAPKTDAEAPKKKVKSLEKKKEPKAPEEKVKPAVKKDGSAGLKDKVKPVRVKKEQEKKKPAAVKKAVLKEKITPVKKGKPVEKKAPKEERVLKEIQTPAKKEKPVEKKAAKEEAVKAEPGVSDSFLMEDEMPYFQCFFVDEDEAQFPFYAFSPLQV, from the exons ATGGCTGAAG gaagcaaaCCGGCCTCCTCCACTCCAGCCAGTGGGTCTGGTGGAGCAGTGGCGCCACAGACGAACTCTCTCAAGTCTAAAGGTCTGGGCCTCCTCAGGAAGGTGAAAgtgtctgtggagctgctgatCGCACTGGCCGCTCTGCTGTCCTGGGTGGTTGTAGGGGTGGTGATGTTTGATTTCGTGGAATACAAGACTGTCCCAg acaTTCAGCAAATCATTACGGACCCTATGCAAGCTGTGAACGACGCTGTAGATGAAGTATCCAGTCTGCTCAACAAGTTTCAAG AATGTGCACCTGATTTAAGTGACCCCGCATCTACTGCCGCTTATGTAGCTGAAGAAATATCGGAAGCAAAAGATGGATTCGTTCGACATTTTTCAGATGAGGATG GAAACTTCTACCTCAGCTACGTCGACCCTGTGGTCATCGGACGACGAGCTTTCCATTCAACCAACGACTTCATGGGTGGAATGGTGGGCAACGTCAGGGACTCACTGTGTGCTTTTGTGGACACTTTATTAGATATTATATCGGGTAAATCTAAAG GAAAAATTGACCTTGGCTACATTGACCCTGTGGTCACAGGCAGAGGCGTCTTCAGTGTTATTAATGAGTTCATATGTGGAGTGGAGGGCTACATCAAGAAAGTGCTCTGTGCCGTTTGGGACACTATTCTGGACGTGGTGAAAG GAACCACTGACATCAGCTTCATGGATCCTGTGTCAGTTGGCAGAAATGTCTTCAGCGCGACTAACGACACTTTGAGTGGAATAGCGACCTACATCCAGGACGTACTCTGTTCTATCATAGACAGTACACTGGATATTGTAAAAG GAACCACTGACATTACGTTCGTTGACCCTGTGGTCATTGGCCGGAATGCTTTCAGTTTTATTAATGACATTGTGAGTGGAGTCGCAGGATACATCCAGGGTGCTCTCTGTACATTCATGGATGTAATACTGGACACATTAGAAG ATTTCCAGCAGGCTGTGGGATTCAGTCCCATGTCAGTTCTGAAGACGACAGCAGAAATCACCAAAGAACAGATTAACATGCTCGTGAGCTACGTCTCCTCAATGCTGCTCGGTGATGAAG GGATTGTGTCTGAAGTGTCCATCGACCCCATGAAAGTTGTCGAAGACGCTGTGTTGGAGTTCACAGACAAGAAAGATTTGTTCGTGGCTTACATGTCAAGCATGCTTGTTGGTGATCAAG GTGAACCTGTAGCCACGCCCGTTGTAAATGTAGTACCTGAAGAAg aTGAAACTGTAGCTTCTCCATCTGATATAACTTTGGTGAGAAGAAAAG GAGAATTCCTGCCACCTATGAAAAAAG TTGCAGAGATAATGCACGCTGCCAAAGATGAAGCTGCTCCTGCACAGTTAGGTGGAGACTCaaagactgaggaggaggaggaggaggaggaggaggaggaggaggaggctgaagtTCCCACTGATGCAGCCACTGAGACAGATGTGCACGAGGAAGAGGACGATGATG TGAAACATGACGACCTTGAAGAAACAGAACATGAAGTACCACTGGAAGATGAGTCCATCATTGATAATGATGACAAGGacgaagagacagaggagaaggacgcacaggaggaggaggagattgtTGAGGCGGAAGGTGGAGAAAAGGAGCAGGACTTACAGGCAGGGGAAGATGAAGGAGAGCAAGAGGACATTAATAAAATGATTGCTGACACcaaagaggagaagcaggaggaaccaaaaacagatgaagttgtAGAGGATGACgatgaggagaaggaagaggaagtcAAAACTGAAGCTttggaagaaaaggaggaggccAAAACTATGGACTTGGACGAtgatcaggaggaggaggccaaaaCTGAAGATctagaagatgaggaggaggaggaggccaaaaCTGAAGATttagaagatgaggaggaggaggaggccaaaaCTAAACTTCTGGAAGAAAAGGATGAAGCCAAAACTGAGGATTTGGATGATGATCAGGCGGAGGAGGCCAAAACTGAAGATctagaagatgaggaggaggaggaggaggccaaaaCTGAAGATttagaagatgaggaggaggaggaggccaaaaCTAAACTtctggaaaaaaaggaggaagccAAAACTGAGGATTTGGATGATGATCAGGTGGAGGAGGCCAAAACTGAAGACctagaagatgaggaggaggaggccaaaaCTGAACATCTGGATGATGATCAGGCGGAGGAGGCCAAAACTGAAGATctagaagatgaggaggaggaggaggccaaaaCTGAAGTtgtggaagaagaggaggaggtggaggaagaggaggagcccaCAACCTTAGtattggaggaggagggggaggaggaggagaaggccaaaactgacattttggaggaagaggtggaggccAAATCTGAAGATTTGAAagaagacgaggaagaggaggccaaAACTAAAGTtgtggaggaaaaggaggaagccAAAACTGAGGATTTGGACGAtgatcaggaggaggaggccataACTGAAGATCTagaagatgatgaggaggaggaggaggccaaaaCTGAAGATCtagatgatgaggaggaggtggaggccaaaactaaacatcttgaagaaaaggaggaagccAAAACTGAGGATTTGGACAATGATCAGGCAGAGGAGGCCAAAACTGAAGATctaggagaagaggaggaagccaAAACTGAACatctggatgaggaggaggaggaggccaaagATGAACATttggaagaagatgaggaggaggagaaggccaAAACTGAACatctggatgaggaggaggtggaggaaaaggaggagccCACAACTTTAAtattggaggaggagggggaggagggggaggaggaagagaaggccaaaactgacattttggaggaagaggtggaggccAAAACTGAAGATTTGGTAGATGAGGAggcagaaatagaaaaagagactgaaaaggaggaaactgaaaataaagatcttCATTtggatgaagaaagaaatgaagaaaacattGAAATAACGAACACGAAGCCAGATATAGAAGGTGATGAAGcttcagaggaggaaggagaagaacaTGACAAAGTAGAAGCTGAGGACGAAGGTCCTAAAACTCTGTCGGATGAAGGAGAGACGACCACTTTTCTTCCTGGTTATGACCAAAACGTCATTGACGAAGAAAACAGTGAGAGCAGGAAAGGTAAAGGACAGAGAAAACATCTCGTTCTCTTTGAGAGGATCAGAAGAGTCGGATCCAGAGCAGCTCACAAAGATGAAGAGCGACTCCACAAACATGACAAAG ACCTTAAATCCAcagaacctgaggaggagaaaaaagcaaaggaaGCCAAACTTGAGGAAACCATTGACAAACTAAAAGAAGAAAAGCCAAAGAAGGAGATCAAATCTGAAGCAAAAATAACTAAGAAGAAACCAGAGAAGCCTGAAG AAGAAGGGGTTGAAATGAAGATCCctaaaaaagagaaggaagtcAAGAAACCACCTAAGGAAGGTAAGAAACCATCCAAAGAAGATAAAGTGAAGAAACCttccaaagaaaagaaagaactgaGAAAACCttcaaaagaagaggaagaagtaaAGAAACCACcccaaaaagagaaagaggccaAGAAActacacaaaaaagaaaaggaaatcaaGACACCAGCTAAAAGGGAGAAGGGAGTTAAGAAACCCtctaaagaagagaaagagattaAAAAGCTTCACAAAGAAGTGAAAGAGGAGACAAAGCCTCTCaaggaagaggtgaagaagcCTCCCAAAGAAGGGAAAGAAATCAAGACACCAcctaaagaagagaaggaggggaaGAAACCACCTAAAttagagaaggaggtgaagaaaccatctaaaaaagagaaagaggtgaagatACCACCCAAGGAGGAGAAAGAATTCAAGAAACCATCTAAAGAAGGGAAAGAGATTAAAAAGCTTcataaagaagagaaagaggtgaagaaacCCCgtaaagaagagaaggaggtgaagaaaccatctaaagaagagaaagaggtgaaaaaaCCCtgtaaagaagagaagaaggtaAAGAAACCAtctaaagaagagaaagaaatcaaGAAACCAcctaaagaagagaaggaggtgaaaaaACCAtctaaagaagagaaagagattaaaaagcttcataaagaagagaaagaggtagAGAAACCAcctaaagaagagaaggaggtgaagataCCAcccaaagaggagaaagaattCAAGAAACCATCTAAAGAAGAAAGGGAGGTAAAGAAATCCcctaaagaagagaaggaggtgaaaaaACCAactaaagaagagaaagaagtcaagaaatcacaaaaagaagaggaggtgaagaaaccatctaaagaagagaaggaggtgaagaaatcccccaaagaagagaaggaggtgaaaaaaacaacaaaagaagagaaagatgtAAAGAAACCATCTAAAGAAGATCAAGAAGTAAAGAAACCAtctaaagaagagaaggaggtgaagaaatcccctaaagaagagaaggaggtgaagaaaccatctatagaagagaaagaagtcAAGAAACCAcctaaagaagagaaggaggtgaagaaatcccctaaagaagagaaggaggtgaaaaaaacaattaaagaagagacagaggtaAAGAAACCAtctaaagaagagaaagaagtcaAGAAACTAcctaaagaagagaaggag gtgaagaaaccATCCATaacagagaaagaggtgaagaaaccacgtaaagaagagaaagaggtgaagatgCCTTCTAAAGACGAGAGGGAAATGAAGAAACCAcctaaagaagagaaagaggtgaagacgCCTcctaaagaagagaaagaggtaaAGAAACCAcctaaagaagagaaggaggtgaagaaaccACACAAAGtagagaaagaggtgaagaaacCATCCAAAGAAGAGAAGGAGTTAAAGAAAACAcctaaagaagagaaagaggtgaagacgCCTcctaaagaagagaaagaggtcaAGAAACCAcctaaagaagagaaggaggtgaagaaaccacccaaagaagagaaagaggtgaagacgCCTcctaaagaagagaaagaggtaaAGAAACCAcctaaagaagagaaggaggtgaagaaaccacacaaagaagagaaagaggtgaagaaacCATCCAAAGAAGAGAAGGAGTTAAAGAAAACAcctaaagaagagaaagaggtgaagacgCCTcctaaagaagagaaagaggtcaAGAAACCAcctaaagaagagaaggaggtgaagaaaccacccaaagaagagaaagaggtgaagacgCCTcctaaagaagagaaagaggtaaAGAAACCAcctaaagaagagaaggaggtgaagaaaccacacaaagaagagaaagaggtgaagaaacCATCTAAAGAAGATCTAGAAGTAAAGAAACCAtctaaagaagagaaagaggtgaaaaagcctccaaaagaagagaaagaggtgaagatgCCTTCTAAAGACGAGAGGGAAATGAAGAAACCAcctaaagaagagaaagaggtaaATAAACCAtctaaagaagagagagaggtgaagaaacctcctaaagaagagaaagagataaagaaacCATCTAAagatgagaaagaggtgaagaaaccacctaaagaagagaaggaggcaaAAAAACCTCctaaagaagagagagaagtgaagatGCCTcctaaagaagagaaagaagttaAGAAACCAcctaaagaagagaaggaggcaaAGAAGCCCcctaaagaagagaaagaggtgaagatgCCTcctaaagaagagaaagaagttaAGAAACCAcctaaagaagagaaggaggcaaAGAAGCCTCccaaagaagagaaagaggtgaagaaaccacctaaagaagagaaagaggtgaagatgCCTCCTAAAGAAGATAAAGAGGTAAAGAAACCAtctaaagaagagaaagaggtgaagacgTCTcctaaagaagagaaagagataaagaaacCATCCAAAGAAGAGAAGGGGGTGAAGAAGCCTcctaaagaagagaaagaagttgAGAAACCAtctaaaaaagagaaagagttgAAGACGCCTCTTAAAAAAGAGATAGAGGTGGAAAAGCCTCCCAAAGAGAAAGAGGTTAAGTCTTCAATGCAAAGGAAAGAAGCGAAGAAACCCTCtagggaggagaaggaagagattAAGCCATCAGAGGAGGCACAGGAGATCAAGAAATCTACAAAAGcgaaaaaagaagacaaagaccTTGTCaagaaaagagacacagagacag acACCAGACGCAAAAAGGCTGCAAGTAGAATCAAAGTAGTCAAGAAAGAAGTTGCATCTGTGCTGAAGAAGGAACATCTTAATGTTACAAGAGCAG ctgcAGAGCCCAAGAAGACTACAAAGGTGCTGAAAGCTGCTAAAAGGCAGGTCGTTCCAATTCTGAAGAACGAGCATATGAATGTCACACAATCAG AGGTTCCAAAGGGGAAAGCCAAACCAGAGTCTGCAAAGAAAG AAGTTCCAAAGGAAAAAGCCAAAGCAGCTCCTGTCAAAAAAG ATGTTGCTGCTCCAAAAGAAAAGGCCAAATCAGTCATCATGAAAAAAG AACAAGAAGCTGTTTCCAGAAATGCCTCCCTGGTAAGAGACAGAGTCAAGATAGTGCCTATGAAGAGAG gagtCAAGTTACCAAAAGAGATCATCAGAGGAATCTCTGCAAAGACAG ctgaggtTTCAAAACAGAAACCCAAACCAGCTGTAACAAAGAGAG AACCTGCTCCTCTCAAGACAAAACCAGCCccagtggtcaaag aggCAGAAGCACCACACAAAAATGTCTCTCTAACAAAGGAGAAGGTGAAGGTGGTGCCACTGAAGAAAG TGCCTGTAActccaaaagaaaaagtcaaaccaGCACCAACAAAAAAAG aAGCTGCAGTTGTAAAGGAGAAGAAGGCCGAGCCAGTGACTCCCAAAAAAG AACCTGAGGCTAAGCCAGTTCTTGCCAAAAAAG AAGCAGAAGTTGTGAAGGACAAGCCTAAAGCAGTTCATGAGAAAAAAG CTCCTAAAACTGATGCTGAAGCACcaaagaaaaaagtcaaatccctggaaaagaagaaag AGCCCAAAGCACCAGAGGAGAAAGTCAAACCAGCTGTTAAAAAAG ATGGCTCAGCCGGGCTGAAGGACAAGGTCAAACCGGTCCGTGTGAAGAAAG AACAAGAAGCTGCTTCCAGAAATGCCTCCCTGGTAAGAGAGAGAGTCAAGATAGTGCCTATGAAGAGAG gagtCAAGTTACCAAAAGAGATCATCAGAGGAATCTCTGCAAAGACAG ctgaggtTTCAAAACAGAAACCCAAACCAGCTGTAACAAAGAGAG AACCTGCTCCTCTCAAGACAAAACCAGCCccagtggtcaaag aggCAGAAGCACCACACAAAAATGTCTCTCTAACAAAGGAGAAGGTGAAGGTGGTGCCACTGAAGAAAG TGCCAGTAActccaaaagaaaaagtcaaaccaGCACCAACAAAAAAAG aACCTGAGGCTAAGCCGGTTCTTGCCAAAAAAG AAGCAGAAGTTGTGAAGGAGAAGCCTAAAGCAGTTCATGAGAAAAAAG gggtCAAGTTACCAAAAGAGATGATCAGAGGAATCTCTGCAAAGACAG ctgaggtTTCAAAACAGAAACCCAAACCAGCTGTAACAAAGAGAG AACCTGCTCCTCTCAAGACAAAACCAGCCccagtggtcaaag aggCAGAAGCACCACACAAAAATGTCTCTCTAACAAAGGAGAAGGTGAAGGTGGTGCCACTGAAGAAAG TGCCAGTAActccaaaagaaaaagtcaaaccaGCACCAACAAAAAAAG AACCTGAGGCTAAGCCGGTTCTTGCCAAAAAAG AAGCAGAAGTTGTGAAGGAGAAGCCTAAAGCAGTTCATGAGAAGAAAG CTCCTAAAACTGATGCTGAAGCACcaaagaaaaaagtcaaatccctggaaaagaagaaag AGCCCAAAGCACCAGAGGAGAAAGTCAAACCAGCTGTTAAAAAAG ATGGCTCAGCCGGGCTGAAGGACAAGGTCAAACCGGTCCGTGTGAAGAAAG aacaagagaagaagaaacctgCTGCAGTAAAGAAAG CCGTGTTGAAGGAAAAGATCACACCTGTAAAGAAAG GAAAACCAGTTGAGAAGAAGGCACCCAAAG aGGAGCGAGTTCTGAAAGAGATACAGACGCCTGCAAAGAAAG AGAAACCTGTGGAGAAGAAAGCAGCCAAAGAAGAGGCCGTTAAAG CTGAGCCTGGTGTATCAGACAGCTTTCTCATGGAAG ACGAGATGCCGTACTTCCAGTGTTTCTTTGTGGACGAGGACGAGGCCCAGTTTCCGTTCTACGCCTTCTCACCACTGCAGGTCTGA